A genomic window from Pecten maximus chromosome 4, xPecMax1.1, whole genome shotgun sequence includes:
- the LOC117326238 gene encoding uncharacterized protein LOC117326238 isoform X1 has translation MELSDGFENGFRLHYQGPRQAFECNNLQSARSNPDQLVEKLNSEINLGRIAGPFKVKPFSNLRISPIGLVPKKSGGWRMITNLSYPKDLSVNDFINPDLATTSYTSFDKAIEMVLKLGKGAFLGKKDIKSAFRLLPIHPDDFVLLGMKFQDNYYFDKCLPMGCSISCSLFENFSTFLEWLVIDEAGHDTVEHYLDDFLFGGAKSETESLASSGGTCQLLMDTFDGLCYELGIPVADEKTEGPTTCLSFWGLEIDTIEMVVRVPLQKVQEVIRLIDQILPKVKVRLKELQSLAGSLAFCTRAMPGGRAFCRRIYGVMSGVSEPHYFIRITKGVREDLQTWLEFFKHFNGICYISEANWLSNADLQLYTDSAGNAGLGCGAILGNQWFVWAWPSHWAYSVVIRDITFLELVPIALAICVWADSLKNKKVIFHCDNLALVNILNNKTSKSERVMKLLRPLVILALRKNVQFKARHVPGVCNSVADALSRFQWCRFRRLAPCAYQLPCTIPQESWDSLKLNSIL, from the coding sequence ATGGAGTTGTCTGATGGATTCGAGAATGGCTTTAGGCTTCACTACCAAGGTCCCAGACAGGCATTTGAATGTAATAATCTTCAGTCAGCAAGGTCTAACCCAGATCAACTTGTAGAGAAGCTTAACTCTGAAATTAATCTTGGCCGTATAGCAGGCCCTTTTAAGGTAAAACCTTTTTCTAATCTTAGAATTTCACCCATAGGTTTGGTTCCAAAAAAGTCAGGGGGGTGGAGAATGATTACCAATTTGTCTTACCCCAAGGACTTAAGTGTAAATGATTTCATTAATCCTGATTTGGCAACAACATCTTATACATCATTTGATAAAGCAATAGAGATGGTATTGAAGTTGGGTAAAGGTGCATTTTTAGGAAAAAAGGACATTAAGTCAGCATTTCGTCTCTTACCAATTCACCCAGATGACTTTGTATTATTGGGTATGAAATTTCAAGATAATTACTATTTTGACAAGTGTTTACCTATGGGTTGTAGTATTTCTTGTTCACTGTTTGAAAATTTTTCTACCTTCCTGGAATGGCTGGTTATTGATGAAGCTGGGCATGACACAGTCGAACATTACTTAGATGATTTTTTGTTTGGAGGAGCAAAATCTGAAACTGAGTCACTTGCAAGTTCAGGGGGTACTTGTCAATTACTGATGGACACTTTTGATGGTCTATGCTATGAACTTGGTATTCCAGTAGCTGATGAAAAAACCGAAGGCCCAACTACTTGTTTGTCTTTTTGGGGTTTGGAAATAGACACTATTGAGATGGTAGTTAGAGTTCCATTACAAAAGGTGCAGGAGGTTATTAGACTCATAGATCAGATACTtccaaaagtcaaggtcaggtTGAAGGAGCTACAATCTTTGGCAGGTAGTTTGGCATTTTGTACAAGAGCTATGCCTGGGGGAAGGGCATTTTGTAGGAGGATTTATGGGGTGATGTCCGGAGTATCTGAGCCCCATTATTTTATCCGTATTACTAAAGGTGTTCGTGAGGACTTGCAGACTTGGTTGGAATTTTTCAAGCACTTCAATGGTATCTGTTACATTTCTGAAGCTAATTGGTTATCCAATGCCGATTTGCAATTATATACGGATAGCGCTGGGAATGCTGGGCTCGGCTGTGGGGCAATATTAGGTAACCAGTGGTTTGTTTGGGCATGGCCTAGTCATTGGGCGTATAGCGTCGTTATTAGAGACATCACCTTTTTAGAATTAGTACCAATAGCCTTAGCTATTTGTGTTTGGGCAGATTCGTTAAAGaataaaaaggtgatttttCACTGTGACAACTTAGCTTTAGTGAACATTTTGAATAACAAAACTTCAAAGTCAGAAAGAGTAATGAAACTTTTAAGACCATTGGTTATTCTTGCCTTGCGAAAAAATGTTCAGTTTAAGGCGAGACATGTTCCTGGAGTTTGTAATTCTGTAGCAGACGCTTTGTCTCGTTTTCAGTGGTGCAGATTTCGTCGGCTAGCACCTTGTGCCTACCAACTACCATGTACAATTCCGCAGGAATCATGGGACAGTTTAAAGCTGAATTCCATTCTCTAA
- the LOC117326238 gene encoding uncharacterized protein LOC117326238 isoform X2: MPRSSKRLRGKQHPYAPATTAVEVEDSVPIQMQTPLAPVQTPVQTQSAQSSTVQPTVQPSVVVPHHQAPSTHTFEQTEDQHNQADSTMTRPGINVTNIVDNVIDLSNPSPLLSVCGELGVNVPLNIKEKIWKGEFLDLGLLLATDPDNFSQQPLIVKNGSLQLGNISKRKIGSIYEWTDSFLVFASIFLAKYPARTQELLKYINTVRSAHTSFGGYGWKNYDSQFRLRQASDPSRSWGTIDAELWLTCLGQSSFGVQQNRGVQNWPTNNQKVCYAYQKGACQRFNCQFDHLCSRCWGSHPSMNCYKSGFAQNPLRGAGNMNFSRPQNPASIHPPNQSNQFPFRPRNPRQGYFNRTIRPSN; encoded by the coding sequence ATGCCTAGGTCTAGCAAGCGTTTGAGGGGCAAGCAACACCCTTATGCCCCTGCCACTACTGCGGTTGAAGTAGAGGATTCAGTTCCAATACAGATGCAGACCCCTCTAGCACCAGTACAGACTCCAGTCCAAACTCAATCAGCCCAGAGTTCGACAGTGCAGCCCACAGTCCAGCCTTCAGTTGTGGTGCCACACCATCAGGCACCATCAACACACACCTTTGAGCAGACAGAAGATCAGCATAATCAGGCGGACAGTACTATGACTAGACCAGGTATAAACGTTACCAATATTGTTGACAATGTCATTGATCTATCTAACCCTTCGCCACTGCTTAGTGTGTGTGGTGAGTTAGGTGTTAATGTTCCCTTGAACATCAAGGAAAAAATATGGAAAGGGGAATTTTTGGATTTGGGCTTGTTGTTAGCAACTGACCCAGATAATTTTTCTCAACAGCCACTTATTGTGAAAAATGGATCTCTTCAATTAGGAAATATTAGCAAGCGCAAGATTGGGTCTATTTATGAGTGGACCGACAGTTTCTTAGTATTTGCTAGCATATTTTTGGCTAAATACCCAGCGAGGACACAGGAACTTTTGAAATACATAAACACAGTTCGTTCAGCGCACACTTCTTTCGGGGGGTATGGTTGGAAGAACTATGATAGTCAGTTTAGACTGCGTCAAGCGAGTGATCCATCTCGCTCATGGGGGACTATTGATGCTGAGTTGTGGCTGACTTGTTTAGGTCAATCATCATTTGGTGTGCAGCAAAATAGGGGGGTCCAGAACTGGCCTACTAACAACCAGAAAGTTTGTTATGCTTATCAGAAAGGAGCTTGTCAGCGTTTCAATTGCCAATTTGATCACTTGTGTAGTAGGTGTTGGGGTTCGCATCCAAGCATGAATTGTTACAAATCCGGCTTTGCCCAAAACCCATTACGAGGCGCGGGTAATATGAATTTCTCTCGTCCTCAAAACCCAGCGTCTATTCACCCTCCCAATCAGTCCAACCAGTTTCCTTTTCGACCAAGGAACCCACGACAAGGTTACTTTAACAGGACAATTCGTCCCTCTAACTAA